In the Telopea speciosissima isolate NSW1024214 ecotype Mountain lineage chromosome 2, Tspe_v1, whole genome shotgun sequence genome, one interval contains:
- the LOC122651448 gene encoding protein kinase PINOID 2 yields MKVTSQDESDYESSSSSITVPESGHSFISDLSCRSSVSACSNADNNLYGGGGQKPHKANQAAWEAMKRLRGEKGRVGLEHFRLIRRLGSGDIGNVYLCQLRSPAVGLPESLYAMKVVDREALAFRKKLQRADIEKEILGILDHPFLPTLYAEFNASHYSCLVMEFCPGGDLHAARQRQPGKRFSISSAKFYAAETLLAMEYLHMMGVVYRDLKPENVLVREDGHIMLSDFDLSLKCDVVPKLLKTKLDPQEYSQDKEEKCSLPSCATPMHPVISCFSSPSKKNKEGIVTMERTQVDLQDTETELVAEPINARSKSFVGTHEYLAPEVISGSGHGSAVDWWTLGVFLYELLYGKTPFLGENNEKTLINIIKQPLTFPRIGVSSSKEFEEMVKFQDLISKLLVKNPKKRLGSSMGSVEIKRHEFFKGVNWALIRSVRPPEVPKDILKIKSKASILTKLTKKERDATYQIPHHFDYF; encoded by the exons atgAAAGTCACAAGCCAAGATGAATCCGATTACGAGAGCAGCAGTTCTTCGATCACGGTGCCGGAGTCGGGTCACAGCTTTATCAGTGACCTTAGCTGCCGGAGCTCAGTCTCCGCCTGTTCCAACGCCGACAACAACCTCTACGGTGGTGGTGGTCAGAAACCACACAAAGCAAACCAAGCTGCCTGGGAGGCTATGAAACGCCTTAGGGGAGAGAAAGGCCGAGTAGGGCTCGAACATTTTCGTCTAATCCGCCGACTCGGCAGTGGCGACATCGGCAATGTCTACCTCTGCCAACTCCGAAGCCCAGCTGTGGGTTTGCCAGAGAGCTTGTACGCCATGAAGGTGGTGGATAGAGAAGCACTTGCGTTCAGGAAGAAGCTTCAGAGGGCAGACATTGAGAAGGAGATATTGGGTATCCTTGACCACCCTTTTCTCCCCACTCTCTATGCCGAGTTCAACGCTTCTCACTACTCTTGTCTTGTAATGGAGTTCTGCCCTGGAGGTGACCTCCACGCCGCCCGACAACGCCAGCCAGGGAAGCGCTTTAGTATCTCATCAGCCAA GTTTTATGCAGCAGAGACCCTATTAGCTATGGAGTATCTGCATATGATGGGTGTTGTTTACAGAGACCTTAAGCCAGAGAATGTGTTAGTTAGAGAAGATGGGCATATCATGCTCTCTGACTTTGATCTCTCCCTCAAGTGTGATGTTGTCCCAAAGCTACTCAAAACCAAGCTTGACCCTCAAGAATACTCTCAGGACAAGGAGGAGAAGTGTTCTCTCCCCTCATGTGCAACACCCATGCACCCTGTAATTTCTTGTTTCTCATCTCCTAGCAAGAAGAACAAGGAGGGCATTGTGACCATGGAAAGGACACAAGTTGATTTGCAAGACACTGAAACAGAATTGGTGGCAGAACCCATCAATGCTAGATCTAAGTCATTTGTTGGAACTCATGAGTACTTGGCACCAGAAGTGATCTCAGGATCTGGCCATGGAAGTGCTGTGGATTGGTGGACTCTTGGGGTGTTCTTGTATGAGCTGTTGTATGGCAAAACACCCTTTTTAGGTGAAAACAATGAGAAGACCCTCATCAATATCATTAAACAGCCATTAACCTTCCCTAGAATTGGTGTTAGTAGTAGTAAAGAGTTTGAAGAAATGGTGAAGTTTCAAGACCTTATAAGCAAGCTTTTAGtgaagaacccaaaaaagaggcttggaagctccatgggctCTGTTGAGATCAAAAGGCATGAGTTCttcaagggtgtcaattgggctTTAATTAGATCAGTCAGGCCTCCAGAGGTCCCTAAAGACatactgaagatcaagagcaaaGCTTCCATACTTACTAAGTtaaccaagaaagaaagagatgctACTTATCAGATCCCTCACCATTTCGACTACTTCTAA
- the LOC122653053 gene encoding early nodulin-93-like: MAKNVAQSSLERNGYAPLDQRLAMAKQCSYEGVMAGAKAAVVAGIATAVPTIASARMLPWARANLNHTAQALIISTVAGAAYFIVADKTVLASARKNSFKSNMEA; encoded by the exons atggcGAAAAATGTAGCTCAGTCTTCCCTGGAAAGAAACGGGTATGCCCCACTAGATCAGAGACTAGCCATGGCAAAACAATGTTCTTATG AGGGCGTGATGGCTGGGGCAAAGGCAGCTGTTGTTGCAGGAATCGCAACTGCAGTTCCTACa ATTGCCAGCGCAAGAATGCTGCCATGGGCCAGAGCTAACCTAAATCACACTGCGCAGGCTCTCATCATCTCCACTG TGGCAGGTGCTGCCTACTTCATAGTTGCAGACAAGACTGTTTTGGCATCTGCAAGAAAGAACTCCTTCAAGTCCAACATGGAAGCTTAA
- the LOC122653052 gene encoding TATA-binding protein-associated factor 2N-like isoform X1 — MSRPGDWNCRSCQHLNFSRRDSCQRCGEPRSGDYGGFGARVGSSFGFSGSDVRPGDWYCSAVNCGAHNFASRSSCFKCGACKDESAGGGYEGDMPRSRSYGFGSGAGAGRSGWKSGDWICTRSGCNEHNFASRMECFRCSAPRDSGDKSSYS; from the exons ATGAGCAGACCAGGAGATTGGAACTGCAGGTCATGCCAGCACCTGAACTTCAGCCGCCGCGATTCTTGCCAACGATGTGGGGAGCCAAGGTCCGGTGATTATGGAGGTTTTGGTGCCAGGGTTGGATCCTCATTCGGATTTAGCGGCTCCGACGTCCGGCCTGGTGACTGGTACTGCTCTGCTGTGAACTGTGGTGCCCACAACTTTGCTAGCCGTTCAAGCTGTTTCAAGTGTGGTGCATGCAAGGACGAGTCTGCTGGTGGTGGTTATGAAGGTGACATGCCGCGTTCAAGAAGTTATGGTTTTGGTAGTGGTGCTGGTGCTGGTCGCTCAGGATGGAAATCCGGTGACTGGATTTGCACCAG GTCGGGGTGCAACGAGCATAACTTTGCGAGCAGGATGGAGTGCTTCAGATGCAGTGCACCCAGGGACTCTGGTGACAAATCTTCATATTCATAA
- the LOC122653052 gene encoding uncharacterized RNA-binding protein C17H9.04c-like isoform X2 translates to MSRPGDWNCRSCQHLNFSRRDSCQRCGEPRSGDYGGFGARVGSSFGFSGSDVRPGDWYCSAVNCGAHNFASRSSCFKCGACKDESAGGGYEGDMPRSRSYGFGSGAGAGRSGWKSGDWICTRSGCNEHNFASRMECFRCSAPRDSGTAI, encoded by the exons ATGAGCAGACCAGGAGATTGGAACTGCAGGTCATGCCAGCACCTGAACTTCAGCCGCCGCGATTCTTGCCAACGATGTGGGGAGCCAAGGTCCGGTGATTATGGAGGTTTTGGTGCCAGGGTTGGATCCTCATTCGGATTTAGCGGCTCCGACGTCCGGCCTGGTGACTGGTACTGCTCTGCTGTGAACTGTGGTGCCCACAACTTTGCTAGCCGTTCAAGCTGTTTCAAGTGTGGTGCATGCAAGGACGAGTCTGCTGGTGGTGGTTATGAAGGTGACATGCCGCGTTCAAGAAGTTATGGTTTTGGTAGTGGTGCTGGTGCTGGTCGCTCAGGATGGAAATCCGGTGACTGGATTTGCACCAG GTCGGGGTGCAACGAGCATAACTTTGCGAGCAGGATGGAGTGCTTCAGATGCAGTGCACCCAGGGACTCTG GTACTGCAATCtga